The uncultured Subdoligranulum sp. genomic sequence ATGGCGGCCCGGGCGGCTGTGCGCGATGTCGGGCGTGTGATGGGCATGGCCTACCAGGATGTGGATAAAGTGGCCAAACTCATCCCGATGGAACTGAAAATGACCCTTCAGAAAGCGCTGGAAGTCAGCCCCGACCTGAAAACCATGTATGAGGCGGACCCGCAGGTCCACGAACTGATCGACACCTCCCTGAAGGTGGAGGGCATGCCGCGGCATGCCTCCACCCATGCGGCCGGCGTTGTCATTACGCGGGAGCCGGCTACGGAGTACGTTCCGCTATCCACCAATGACGGCCTGCCCGTCACGCAGTTCAACATGGTGGAGATCGAGCGCCTCGGCCTGCTGAAGATGGACTTCCTGGGGCTGCGTACGCTGACGGTCATCCACGACACCGAAACGGCCGTACGGCGCAAGGTACCGGACTTCCGCATGGCCAACATCAGCTATGATGACCCGGAAACCTATGCCATGCTGGCAAAAGGGGAGACCGAGGGCATCTTCCAGCTGGAATCCACGGGCATGACGCAGGTGCTCGTCAGCATGCGTCCCCGGAATCTTGAAGACATCATCGCCCTGATCTCGCTGTATCGCCCGGGTCCCATGGATTCCATTCCCACCTATCTGCGCAACCGGCGGGAACCCGGCAAAATCAGTTATAAGACGCCGCAGCTGGCCCATATCCTGGATGTTACCAACGGGTGCATCGTCTACCAGGAACAGGTCATGCAGATCTTCCGGGAACTGGCGGGATTCAGCTTCGGGCAGGCCGATAATATCCGCCGGGCAATGAGCAAAAAGAAACATAAGGTCATGGAGGCGGAGCGGGAACACTTCGTCCACGGCTGCACGGAACCGGGCAAGGAATGCGCCGGCTGTGTCAAGAATGGCATTCCCGAGGATGTTGCCAACGAGATCTATGATGAAATGATCAGCTTCGCATCCTATGCCTTCAACAAATCCCATGCGGCCTGCTATGCCTATGTGGCTTTCCAGACGGCCTATCTGAAATGTCACTATCCCCATGAATTTATGGCGGCACTGCTCACCAGCGTTCTGGACAATACTTCCAAGGTGATTGAGTACACAACGGAATGCCAGCGGCTGGGCATCAAGGTGCTCCAGCCGGACATCAATGTGTCGCGGGGCGGCTTCACGGCAGACGGTGACTGTATCCGTTTTGGCCTGAATGCGGTCAAAAGCGTGGGGCGCAATCTGATCGAAGCCGTTGTCAAGGAACGGCAGGAACGCCCGTACCGAGGGCTGTATGATTTCTGCCGCCGGATGTACGGTAACGAACTGAACCGGCGCGCCCTGGAAAATCTGATCAAGTGCGGTGCTTTTGATACACTGGAACCTTCCCGGCGTGCCATGCTGGAGTGTGTGGAAGGCATTCTCAAGAGTGTGGAAACCGACATGCGCCAGAACCTGGAAGGGCAGATGGACCTTTTCGGTATGATGAACGGGGAGAGCCAGGAGCCGGCCATCAACGACTACAAGGTCCCACCCATGCAGGAATATCCCACCAGCGATCTGCTCAAAATGGAAAAAGAAGTCTCGGGACTGTATCTTTCCGGCCATCCGCTGGACGCCTACCGGGAGCAGATTGCCAAAATTTCCACCTGTACCATCGCACAGCTGCAGGGGGACGATGCCAAACAGTTTGACAACCAGAACGTGACGATCCTGTGTACCGTCGTAAAGAACAAAGTGATGACTACCAAGTCCAACACACTGATGGCCTTTACGACCATCGAAGATCTCACCGGGACGATGGAACTTCTAGTATTTCCCCGCGTTCTGGCGGAATGCAGGGCGGCACTGCAGGAAAATGCCGTTGTGGTGGCGTACGGGCGAGTCTCCGTGAAAGAAGAGGAGGCGGCCCGCCTGATCGTGGAGGGCGTACAGCCCATCGAAACCTACGACCCCAACAAGAGTTTTGGCCGCAACCGGGTGGATCGCGTCCAGAAGGAGACGCGGGGCGAAGGCGTTGCGGGGTATTTCCTGACGGTGCCGGCCCGGGACTGCGCCGAAATGCACAGGGTAGAGAATCTTCTTTGCAACATCTTTGACGGTGGGACGGTGAAGGTGTACTTCCTTTTTGCCGATACCGGCAAAAAGGCGTGGGCGCGACACATGGCAGTGAAGGATGATCCGCTTCTGAGGGCTGAACTGGTTCGGATTCTGGGACCGGAGCATGTAAAAGTGCAGGGAATGGATCAGCATGCAAAATAAATCCATGCGTTTTGCGCGAAACGTCCATAATCGAAGCGCAAGAGTTGTGGTATAATGAAAAGGATCCGAGATTGTTAAAAAATTATTGTAAGTAACGCTACGTTCCCAAACAGGAGGAGCTGCTTTATGGCTAAGGAAATCAAAACAATCGGTGTTCTGACCAGCGGCGGTGATGCGCCCGGCATGAATGCTGCTGTTCGCGCGATCGTTCGTGCGGGTATTAGCAAGGGATACCGTATGATGGGTATTCAGCGCGGTTACAATGGCCTGATTAATGGCGAATGCTACGAGATGAATGTCCGCAGCGTATCCGAGATCATTCACCGTGGCGGCACGATTTTGTATACGGCGCGCTGCCTGGAGTTCAAGACCAAAGAGGGACAGGCCAAAGGTCTGGCCCGCTGCAAGGAACTGGGCATTGATGCACTGGTCGTCATTGGCGGTGACGGTTCTTTCATGGGCGCCCGTGCGCTGGCCAACCAGGGCATTCCCTGCATCGGTCTGCCCGGCACCATCGACAACGATATTGCCTGCAGCGAATATACCATCGGCTACGACACGGCAATGAACACCGCTGTGGAAGCCATTGATAAACTGCGGGATACCACCCAGAGCCATGACCGCTGCAGCGTCGTGGAGGTCATGGGCCATCATGCCGGTTATATTGCCCTGAATGTGGGCATTGCCACCGGTGCGCTGGCGGTTCTGCTGCCGGAGATTCCCTACGACTTTGAGCGTGACATCCTGCAGCGCATGCGTCAGACGCAGGTCACCGGCAAGAAGCATTTCATCATCATTGTTTCTGAAGGCGTTGTCGGCGCCCAGGATCTGGCCAACCAGATCCAGGCTGCCACCGGTGTAGACTCCCGTGCGACCGTTCTGGGCCACATCCAGCGCGGCGGTTCTCCGACGGTCCGTGACCGTGTGAATGCCTCTCTGATGGGATATCATGCCGTTGATCTGCTGGACAAGGGCATTTACAACCGTGTTGTGGCCGTGTCCGGCGGCAAGATCGTGGACTACGATGTCAACGTGGCGCTCTCGATGCACAAGACCATCGACCGCGAGATGATTGATATCGCCAATGCGATCTCCATCTGATCTCACCAGCTGATACAGGGCCGCGCGCCGTTGGGCGCCGGCCTTTTTTGTCGCGGCAAGGTCAGGATTTTTATGAAATTTTTCTGGAAAATGTCTTGCCAAACATCGGGATGGATGGTATAATACTAAAGCGTTAGTGCTGCCGGGCCACCGGCAGGATAATGACACATCATTATACAGGCGGTCCTCTGCCGAAGATTCGGGAATGAACGTCGATACAAAATGGAGGATTCATAACATGGACGCAATCAAGCATTTTACCGAGGGTATGATCAAAGAGAACAAGCCCCAGTTTGAAGTCGGCGATACTGTCCGCGTCTCCGTCCGTATCAAGGAAGGCGACAAGGAGCGTATCCAGGCTTTTGAGGGCACCGTCATCGCCAAGAAGCATGGCGGCATCGCGGAGACCTTCACCGTTCGCCGCACCTCTTATGGTGTCGGTGTGGAGCGTGTGTTCCCCGTCAACAGCCCGTTCGTCGAGAAGGTCGAGGTCGTTCGCCGCGGCAAGGTCCGTCGTGCGAAGCTCTTCTACCTGCGTGAGCGTACCGGCAAGGCGGCCAAGGTTA encodes the following:
- a CDS encoding DNA polymerase III subunit alpha; this translates as MSETTPRQFTHLHVHTEFSLLDGACRIDRMFDHLKAMGQTACAITDHGVMYGCVAFFDAAKAAGIKPIIGCEVYVATRTRFDKVNRIDGNSHLILLCKNETGYKNLIKMVSAGFLEGFYSKPRIDKDLLEQHHEGLICLSACLAGEVPKAILAGDYERAKNTALYYRDLFGEGNYYIELQDHGLEEDRVVLPQLIRLARETGIPMVATNDAHYITKEDSKMQSILLCIQTGKTIADADRMEFQTDEFYLKSADEMYDLFSMVPEACENTNKIAEQCNFEFTFGETKLPYFHAPDGMENQAYFEKLCWEGLERRYPGKVTDALRERLSYEINVVKKMGYTNYYLIVYDFINYAKSRDIPVGPGRGSGAGSLAAYCVGITDIDPIRYSLIFERFLNPERVSMPDFDVDFCYERRQEVIDYVNEKYGRDHVAQIVTFGTMAARAAVRDVGRVMGMAYQDVDKVAKLIPMELKMTLQKALEVSPDLKTMYEADPQVHELIDTSLKVEGMPRHASTHAAGVVITREPATEYVPLSTNDGLPVTQFNMVEIERLGLLKMDFLGLRTLTVIHDTETAVRRKVPDFRMANISYDDPETYAMLAKGETEGIFQLESTGMTQVLVSMRPRNLEDIIALISLYRPGPMDSIPTYLRNRREPGKISYKTPQLAHILDVTNGCIVYQEQVMQIFRELAGFSFGQADNIRRAMSKKKHKVMEAEREHFVHGCTEPGKECAGCVKNGIPEDVANEIYDEMISFASYAFNKSHAACYAYVAFQTAYLKCHYPHEFMAALLTSVLDNTSKVIEYTTECQRLGIKVLQPDINVSRGGFTADGDCIRFGLNAVKSVGRNLIEAVVKERQERPYRGLYDFCRRMYGNELNRRALENLIKCGAFDTLEPSRRAMLECVEGILKSVETDMRQNLEGQMDLFGMMNGESQEPAINDYKVPPMQEYPTSDLLKMEKEVSGLYLSGHPLDAYREQIAKISTCTIAQLQGDDAKQFDNQNVTILCTVVKNKVMTTKSNTLMAFTTIEDLTGTMELLVFPRVLAECRAALQENAVVVAYGRVSVKEEEAARLIVEGVQPIETYDPNKSFGRNRVDRVQKETRGEGVAGYFLTVPARDCAEMHRVENLLCNIFDGGTVKVYFLFADTGKKAWARHMAVKDDPLLRAELVRILGPEHVKVQGMDQHAK
- the pfkA gene encoding 6-phosphofructokinase, yielding MAKEIKTIGVLTSGGDAPGMNAAVRAIVRAGISKGYRMMGIQRGYNGLINGECYEMNVRSVSEIIHRGGTILYTARCLEFKTKEGQAKGLARCKELGIDALVVIGGDGSFMGARALANQGIPCIGLPGTIDNDIACSEYTIGYDTAMNTAVEAIDKLRDTTQSHDRCSVVEVMGHHAGYIALNVGIATGALAVLLPEIPYDFERDILQRMRQTQVTGKKHFIIIVSEGVVGAQDLANQIQAATGVDSRATVLGHIQRGGSPTVRDRVNASLMGYHAVDLLDKGIYNRVVAVSGGKIVDYDVNVALSMHKTIDREMIDIANAISI
- the rplS gene encoding 50S ribosomal protein L19; translation: MDAIKHFTEGMIKENKPQFEVGDTVRVSVRIKEGDKERIQAFEGTVIAKKHGGIAETFTVRRTSYGVGVERVFPVNSPFVEKVEVVRRGKVRRAKLFYLRERTGKAAKVKARI